One window of the Thermococcus sp. P6 genome contains the following:
- a CDS encoding ABC transporter substrate-binding protein: MKRTALLLVLLLLGAVVAAGCIGGEKATTETSTSSPATTSNSPTESSGTTTSTSSTGSSGTTTSTSPTESSSITSTTSAELETGYPIEIRDFANRTVTIEKKPERIVSLAPSITEDLYYIGQLGSVVGVTKWADFPPAVANITRVGGYGKYANLEIIASLNPDLILADGYSMSILEDLEKIAPVVIIDPKNITDIYRSIELLGKITNSEEEARRVVADMKAEVDYVTSMVAGEPKPKVLFITWWNPIWVPGNGTFQDDLIRLAGGENVFHDVNGWAQVSMEQVLERDPEVIILSSGGITAEELCNTPLVDTKALKEGRVFTISDENLVSRPGPRIVYGLREIATYLHPEAFNYTFQPLTCNATASAGG, translated from the coding sequence ATGAAGAGAACCGCCCTTTTGCTCGTGCTCCTCCTGCTCGGTGCGGTAGTGGCCGCTGGATGTATTGGCGGAGAAAAGGCAACGACGGAAACGTCGACTTCTTCACCGGCAACCACCTCAAATAGCCCGACAGAGTCTTCCGGGACAACTACCTCAACGAGCTCGACAGGATCTTCTGGAACAACCACATCAACGAGTCCGACAGAGTCCTCCAGCATAACCTCGACCACCTCCGCGGAACTGGAAACGGGGTATCCAATTGAGATCAGGGATTTCGCGAACAGAACCGTGACCATCGAAAAGAAACCCGAGCGCATCGTGAGCCTCGCACCGTCCATAACCGAGGATCTCTACTACATCGGTCAGCTGGGTTCGGTGGTCGGTGTCACGAAGTGGGCCGATTTTCCGCCGGCCGTTGCCAACATCACCCGTGTTGGCGGTTACGGTAAGTACGCTAACTTGGAGATCATAGCTTCCCTCAACCCGGACCTTATACTTGCGGACGGTTACTCGATGTCCATACTGGAGGACCTCGAAAAAATAGCCCCTGTGGTCATAATCGATCCAAAGAACATAACGGACATCTACCGCTCGATTGAGCTCCTCGGAAAGATCACCAACAGCGAGGAGGAGGCCAGACGGGTCGTTGCCGACATGAAGGCGGAGGTGGATTACGTTACCTCAATGGTGGCTGGAGAGCCAAAACCGAAGGTGCTGTTCATAACGTGGTGGAATCCCATCTGGGTTCCCGGGAACGGCACGTTTCAGGACGACCTCATAAGGCTCGCCGGCGGCGAGAACGTGTTCCACGACGTGAACGGCTGGGCTCAGGTTAGCATGGAGCAGGTCCTCGAGAGGGACCCCGAGGTCATAATCCTCTCCTCCGGGGGCATAACGGCCGAGGAACTCTGCAACACCCCGCTTGTCGACACGAAGGCCCTAAAGGAGGGCAGGGTCTTTACCATAAGCGACGAGAACCTCGTCTCCAGACCGGGGCCGAGGATAGTGTACGGCCTCCGGGAGATCGCCACCTACCTCCATCCCGAGGCGTTCAACTATACCTTCCAGCCGCTAACCTGCAACGCCACGGCCTCCGCCGGGGGCTGA
- a CDS encoding MazG nucleotide pyrophosphohydrolase domain-containing protein, protein MNELQRQVDELIEEFGGYWEPFEMLAALVEELGELSEEILKVEGVKGTGNRKRLEEEFGDVMFALACMANHYGIDLVGALKGSIEKYRKRDMARWARNKRGE, encoded by the coding sequence ATGAACGAACTCCAGAGGCAGGTTGATGAACTTATAGAAGAATTTGGGGGCTACTGGGAGCCTTTTGAGATGCTCGCCGCCCTCGTGGAGGAACTGGGGGAGCTATCTGAAGAGATCCTGAAGGTTGAGGGGGTCAAGGGGACCGGTAACAGGAAGAGGCTCGAGGAGGAATTCGGCGACGTTATGTTCGCCCTCGCCTGCATGGCCAACCACTACGGAATAGACCTCGTCGGGGCACTTAAGGGAAGCATCGAAAAGTACCGGAAGAGGGACATGGCCCGGTGGGCCCGGAATAAGCGGGGGGAATAA
- a CDS encoding DUF2666 family protein, translating into MKIRDQIVFTARHGNWKVAHRLIDMEDEKVAHFIAGIANTINPKIPEYLTGIMNVSGIMSLAEELRRKELSDAIVALKSRGTSTKLGRLVFEEDKKLKKHLVTVARAVLVRETLSGKVPLDYPEGPLEGVEIVFPYAEDHVNFVAFHTQGKTKWRAVRRIIIDEKTPMEDVARVLASINESITLKLPTYAGIDTGGIERWFGEYRKVKKGEIPAVIEKYRHFQARNYAPAGFEEHARIYALRTALEKIGLPLDVPAKSLEKYLEKK; encoded by the coding sequence ATGAAGATCCGGGATCAGATCGTGTTTACCGCACGTCACGGGAACTGGAAGGTGGCCCACAGGCTCATCGATATGGAGGACGAGAAGGTGGCCCACTTCATAGCGGGCATCGCCAACACCATTAACCCGAAGATACCCGAGTACCTCACGGGCATAATGAACGTCAGCGGAATAATGAGCCTCGCCGAGGAGCTCAGGAGAAAGGAACTGAGCGATGCTATTGTTGCCCTTAAATCCCGGGGAACCTCGACAAAGCTCGGCAGACTTGTTTTTGAGGAGGACAAAAAGCTCAAGAAGCATCTCGTCACGGTTGCCAGAGCGGTTCTCGTCAGGGAAACGCTCTCCGGGAAGGTGCCCCTGGATTATCCGGAGGGGCCTCTGGAGGGGGTTGAGATCGTCTTCCCCTACGCGGAGGACCACGTCAACTTCGTGGCGTTCCACACGCAGGGAAAAACGAAGTGGAGGGCCGTCAGGAGGATCATCATCGACGAGAAGACCCCAATGGAGGACGTTGCGAGGGTCCTCGCGAGCATAAACGAGAGCATCACCCTCAAACTGCCCACCTACGCTGGAATAGACACCGGGGGAATAGAGCGGTGGTTCGGCGAATACAGGAAGGTGAAGAAGGGGGAGATACCGGCGGTTATTGAAAAGTACAGGCACTTTCAGGCGAGGAATTACGCCCCCGCGGGTTTTGAGGAGCATGCAAGGATCTACGCCCTTAGAACTGCCCTCGAAAAGATCGGGTTGCCCCTGGATGTTCCAGCGAAGAGCCTTGAGAAGTATCTGGAGAAGAAATGA
- the lonB gene encoding ATP-dependent protease LonB has protein sequence MGEENVSKEVTPVEYGERIELGIEFTTTEDIRVPDKLIDQVIGQDHAVEVIKTAANQKRHVLLIGEPGTGKSMLGQAMAELLPTENLEDILVFPNPEDENMPRIKTVPACNGKRIVERYREKAKNQENTKSYLLLFVVFTVVLAVLMARTPEILLMGLFVILLSIMVISNMRFKNQALVPKLLVDNCGRNKAPFVDATGAHAGALLGDVRHDPFQSGGLGTPAHERVEPGMIHRAHRGVLFIDEIATLDIKMQQSLLTAMQEKKMPITGQSELSSGAMVRTEPVPCDFILVAAGNLDTVDKMHPALRSRIRGYGYEVYMRTTMPDTLENRKKLVQFVAQEVKRDGKIPHFTREAVEEIVREAQKRAGRKGHLTLRLRDLGGIVRAAGDIAVKKGRKYVEREDVLEAIRMAKPLEKQLADWYIENKKEYQVIKTEGSEIGRVNGLAVIGEQSGIVLPIEAVVAPAASREEGRIIVTGKLGEIAKEAVQNVSAIIKRYKGEDISRYDIHVQFLQTYEGVEGDSASISVATAVISALEGIPIRQDVAMTGSLSVRGEVLPIGGATPKIEAAIEAGIKTVIIPRSNEKDVFLSRDKAERIRIVPVDTIDEVLEVALEEGDEKRELLKRVREALPLFA, from the coding sequence ATGGGGGAAGAGAACGTCAGTAAGGAAGTGACCCCCGTGGAATACGGAGAGAGAATCGAGCTGGGGATAGAGTTCACCACAACCGAGGATATAAGGGTCCCCGATAAGCTCATAGATCAGGTCATAGGACAGGATCATGCGGTTGAGGTTATAAAAACGGCCGCAAACCAGAAAAGGCACGTCTTGCTCATCGGTGAACCGGGAACCGGCAAGTCAATGCTCGGTCAGGCCATGGCCGAGCTCCTTCCCACCGAAAACCTCGAGGATATACTCGTCTTTCCAAATCCCGAAGACGAAAACATGCCCCGGATAAAGACCGTTCCTGCATGTAATGGGAAAAGGATAGTTGAAAGGTACCGTGAAAAGGCCAAGAATCAGGAGAACACAAAATCATACCTGCTCCTCTTCGTTGTTTTCACCGTGGTGCTGGCCGTCTTAATGGCAAGAACCCCCGAGATCCTCCTCATGGGACTCTTCGTCATACTGCTCAGCATAATGGTAATCTCCAACATGAGGTTCAAAAATCAGGCCCTCGTTCCAAAACTCCTCGTGGACAACTGCGGGAGGAATAAGGCGCCCTTCGTTGATGCCACGGGCGCTCATGCGGGTGCGCTCCTTGGGGACGTACGCCACGACCCTTTCCAGAGCGGCGGTCTTGGAACGCCGGCCCACGAGAGGGTTGAGCCCGGCATGATACACCGCGCCCACAGGGGCGTCCTCTTCATAGACGAGATCGCCACCCTCGACATAAAGATGCAGCAGAGCCTCCTTACGGCTATGCAGGAGAAGAAGATGCCCATAACCGGCCAGAGCGAGCTCTCAAGCGGTGCTATGGTAAGAACGGAACCCGTTCCCTGCGACTTCATCCTAGTTGCTGCGGGCAATCTGGATACGGTCGACAAGATGCATCCCGCGCTTCGCTCCCGTATCAGGGGGTACGGTTACGAGGTGTACATGCGCACCACGATGCCGGACACGCTCGAAAACAGGAAAAAGCTCGTCCAGTTCGTTGCTCAGGAGGTAAAGCGCGACGGCAAGATCCCGCACTTCACGCGCGAGGCCGTTGAGGAGATAGTACGCGAGGCCCAGAAGCGCGCCGGGAGGAAGGGGCACCTGACGCTCCGTCTCCGTGACCTTGGCGGCATCGTGAGGGCAGCAGGGGACATAGCGGTGAAAAAGGGCAGGAAGTACGTGGAGCGGGAGGACGTTCTCGAGGCCATAAGGATGGCGAAACCCCTCGAGAAGCAGCTTGCGGATTGGTACATTGAGAACAAGAAGGAGTATCAGGTTATCAAGACCGAGGGAAGCGAGATTGGCCGCGTCAACGGACTGGCCGTCATAGGTGAACAGAGCGGTATAGTGCTCCCGATAGAGGCGGTTGTTGCCCCCGCCGCCAGCAGGGAGGAGGGCAGGATCATAGTCACGGGAAAGCTCGGCGAGATAGCGAAGGAGGCCGTTCAGAACGTCTCGGCGATAATCAAGCGCTACAAGGGGGAGGACATAAGCAGGTACGACATACACGTTCAGTTCCTTCAGACGTACGAGGGCGTCGAAGGAGACAGCGCGAGCATAAGCGTGGCAACTGCAGTTATATCCGCCCTCGAGGGAATCCCGATAAGGCAGGACGTGGCGATGACCGGCTCTTTGAGCGTCAGGGGGGAGGTGCTCCCGATAGGCGGCGCAACCCCGAAGATAGAAGCCGCCATAGAGGCGGGCATAAAGACCGTGATAATACCCCGGAGCAACGAAAAGGACGTGTTCCTGAGCAGGGATAAGGCGGAGAGGATAAGGATTGTCCCCGTGGACACCATAGACGAGGTTCTCGAGGTAGCCCTCGAGGAGGGCGATGAGAAGAGGGAGCTCCTCAAACGCGTGAGGGAGGCCCTCCCGCTTTTCGCCTGA
- a CDS encoding Mov34/MPN/PAD-1 family protein — MERVRIRRELMDYLLELARDFYPNEFAGFLRERDGVFEEVLIAPDPHFGRGSAFFNPWMLPHDESVKGTVHSHPGPNPRPSGADLSFFSKFGGVHLIIAYPFVEESVRAYGSDGRELPIEIVD, encoded by the coding sequence ATGGAAAGGGTCAGGATCAGGCGGGAGCTCATGGATTACCTGCTGGAGCTCGCCCGCGACTTCTATCCCAACGAATTCGCAGGTTTCCTGAGGGAACGGGACGGGGTATTCGAGGAGGTCCTCATAGCTCCGGATCCCCACTTCGGCAGGGGGTCCGCCTTCTTCAACCCGTGGATGTTGCCCCACGACGAGAGCGTGAAGGGAACGGTCCATTCCCATCCCGGACCGAATCCCCGTCCGTCGGGAGCGGATCTGAGCTTCTTTTCGAAGTTCGGAGGGGTTCACCTGATAATCGCCTACCCCTTCGTGGAGGAGAGCGTTAGGGCGTACGGAAGCGATGGGAGGGAGCTTCCCATAGAAATCGTGGACTGA
- a CDS encoding metalloregulator ArsR/SmtB family transcription factor: protein MKVKDFLDGLDPKQRERLSHLAETGALIDLEGEVDVSIDGDVMEFLKALSNPLRLRILKLLKEGWLCVCLIATILKRDQTLISHHLRILKSLGLLKERREGKMRFYRTDTEILREYLSRVSSELV from the coding sequence ATGAAGGTTAAGGACTTCCTTGACGGGCTGGATCCGAAGCAGAGGGAGAGGTTAAGCCACCTCGCGGAAACCGGAGCCCTCATCGATCTCGAGGGGGAGGTCGATGTCTCAATAGATGGGGACGTCATGGAGTTTCTGAAGGCCCTCTCGAACCCCCTGAGGCTGAGGATACTCAAGCTCCTTAAGGAGGGATGGCTCTGCGTGTGCCTCATAGCCACGATACTGAAGCGGGATCAGACCCTGATAAGCCACCACTTGCGTATCCTTAAGTCCCTTGGACTGTTGAAGGAGCGCAGGGAAGGTAAGATGCGCTTCTACAGGACCGACACCGAAATCCTGAGGGAGTACCTCTCCAGAGTGAGCTCGGAGCTGGTGTAA
- a CDS encoding hydrogenase maturation protease, with protein METLVLALGNELMKDDGVGIKVGRILLEKGYNVLEVGTDIFRLSSYYGGEGRIVIIDAVLSSELEPGEVIHLRGDEIFEKLRGEIRSAHFMGAIDGLRLLMLLDERLSMVDVHFIGVVVKEIGLGTELSREVEKGLSKAVELVEELCKN; from the coding sequence GTGGAAACGCTCGTCCTTGCCCTCGGTAACGAGCTGATGAAGGACGACGGGGTGGGCATTAAAGTGGGTAGAATACTGCTTGAAAAAGGTTACAACGTTCTCGAGGTGGGCACCGACATCTTCAGGCTCTCGAGCTATTACGGGGGGGAAGGGAGGATCGTAATAATCGATGCCGTCCTGAGCAGCGAACTGGAACCCGGGGAGGTGATTCACCTTCGGGGGGATGAGATATTCGAGAAACTCAGGGGTGAAATAAGAAGCGCCCATTTCATGGGTGCCATAGACGGGCTTAGGCTTTTGATGTTGCTCGACGAACGCCTTTCTATGGTTGATGTCCACTTCATCGGCGTCGTTGTGAAGGAGATAGGCCTCGGGACTGAGCTCAGCAGGGAGGTGGAAAAGGGCCTGAGTAAAGCTGTCGAACTCGTTGAAGAATTGTGTAAAAACTGA
- a CDS encoding 4Fe-4S dicluster domain-containing protein, translating to MRYVKLSRENTYEFLERLKSFGKLYGPVKVSEKFYDFREIDDVRKVEFDYVRTLMPPKKFFLPPREKMFEFNLEKNEYRENVPEVEPLVIFGLHSCDIHGLKILDSVYLDEFPDKYYKMRREKSVIIGLSCMPDEYCFCNLVGTDFAQDGFDLFLHELPDGWLIRVGSRRGHEIVDGNIELFEEVTRDDVCNFRDFEGRRARAFRYHEEWDDIRYLLELEAEHPLWEEEAKKCFACGNCTTTCPTCRCYEVQDVVSIDGRSGYRERRWDSCQFRSHGLVAGGHNFRPTKKARFMNRYLCKMSLNEKLGISFCVGCGRCTYFCPAGINFLENLRKIAGYTEVCCPPRISGEIPKKGFAYVKTRGDGL from the coding sequence GTGAGGTATGTTAAGCTTTCCCGGGAAAACACTTACGAGTTCCTGGAACGTCTGAAAAGCTTCGGGAAGCTCTACGGCCCTGTGAAGGTCTCTGAGAAGTTTTACGACTTCAGGGAAATAGATGATGTTAGGAAAGTGGAGTTTGACTACGTCAGAACCCTCATGCCTCCAAAGAAGTTCTTCTTACCCCCAAGGGAGAAGATGTTCGAGTTCAACCTTGAAAAGAACGAATACAGGGAAAACGTGCCTGAAGTCGAGCCTCTGGTTATTTTCGGCCTGCATTCCTGCGACATCCATGGCCTCAAGATACTGGATAGCGTTTACCTCGATGAGTTCCCCGACAAGTACTACAAAATGAGGCGGGAGAAGAGCGTAATCATAGGACTAAGCTGTATGCCGGACGAATACTGCTTCTGTAACCTTGTGGGGACGGATTTCGCTCAGGATGGCTTCGACCTCTTCCTTCACGAGCTTCCGGACGGATGGCTCATCAGGGTCGGGAGCAGAAGGGGTCATGAAATCGTTGATGGGAACATAGAACTCTTCGAGGAAGTTACCAGGGATGACGTCTGCAACTTCAGGGATTTTGAGGGAAGGAGGGCTCGTGCCTTCAGATACCATGAGGAATGGGACGACATCCGTTACCTCCTCGAGCTGGAAGCAGAACATCCCCTATGGGAAGAGGAAGCGAAAAAGTGCTTCGCCTGCGGGAACTGCACCACCACCTGTCCGACGTGTCGCTGCTACGAGGTTCAGGACGTTGTGAGCATAGACGGGAGGAGCGGCTATCGTGAGAGACGCTGGGACTCGTGCCAGTTCCGGAGCCATGGACTCGTTGCCGGCGGCCACAACTTCAGACCAACCAAAAAAGCCCGCTTTATGAACAGATACCTGTGCAAGATGTCCCTCAACGAGAAGCTGGGGATTAGCTTCTGCGTTGGCTGTGGGAGGTGCACCTACTTCTGCCCGGCCGGGATAAACTTCCTTGAGAACCTCAGAAAGATAGCCGGCTACACGGAGGTGTGCTGCCCACCCCGGATATCTGGGGAGATACCGAAAAAGGGGTTTGCATACGTTAAGACTCGGGGTGATGGGTTATGA
- the hydD gene encoding NADPH-dependent hydrogenase/sulfhydrogenase 1 subunit delta, which produces MGKIRIGFYALTSCYGCQLQFAMMDEILSLLPGVELVCWYMVDRNSREDEPVDIAFIEGSVSTEEEVELVKKIRENAKTVVAVGACATQGGVQSWDDKPLEELWKTVYGDATVKFRPRKAEPVENFIKVDYRIYGCPPEKKDFIYTIGTLLIGSWPEDIDYPVCLECRLRGNSCVLIEKGEPCLGPVTRAGCDARCPGYGIACIGCRGAIGYDVAYFDSLAQTLKEKGLTKEEIIERMKIFNGHNPRIEEMVGSMFREVEK; this is translated from the coding sequence ATGGGAAAGATCAGGATCGGATTTTATGCTCTAACCTCATGCTACGGCTGTCAGCTTCAGTTCGCCATGATGGACGAGATACTAAGCCTGCTTCCCGGGGTTGAGCTCGTCTGCTGGTACATGGTTGACAGGAACAGCAGGGAGGATGAGCCCGTGGATATAGCCTTCATCGAGGGAAGCGTTTCAACGGAGGAAGAGGTTGAGCTCGTGAAGAAAATCCGGGAGAACGCTAAAACCGTCGTTGCCGTCGGTGCCTGTGCCACCCAGGGCGGTGTTCAGAGCTGGGACGATAAACCGCTCGAAGAACTCTGGAAGACCGTTTACGGGGATGCAACCGTTAAGTTCCGGCCGAGGAAGGCCGAACCCGTCGAGAACTTCATCAAGGTCGATTACAGGATCTACGGCTGTCCACCGGAGAAGAAGGACTTCATCTACACCATTGGGACGCTCCTCATAGGCTCCTGGCCCGAGGACATAGACTATCCCGTATGTCTTGAATGCAGGCTGAGGGGCAATTCCTGCGTGCTTATAGAGAAGGGTGAGCCCTGCCTCGGCCCCGTAACGAGGGCGGGCTGTGACGCGAGGTGTCCGGGCTACGGGATAGCCTGCATAGGTTGCAGGGGGGCCATAGGTTACGACGTTGCCTACTTCGATTCGCTCGCGCAAACCCTGAAGGAGAAAGGCCTCACAAAGGAGGAGATAATCGAGAGGATGAAGATCTTCAACGGTCACAACCCCCGGATTGAGGAGATGGTCGGGAGCATGTTCAGGGAGGTGGAAAAATGA
- a CDS encoding Ni/Fe hydrogenase subunit alpha → MKNVYLPITIDHVARIEGKSGVKILVGEDGVKEVKLEIIEGPRFFEAITIGKKLEEALAVYPRICSFCAASHKLTAVEAAEKAVGFTPREEIQALREVLYIGDVIESHALHLYLLVLPDYAGYSNPFDMADRYRKEIGIALELKNLGSAIMDELGSRAIHQENVVLGGFGKLPDRFTLEKLEERLKEALPKAEYTFELFSKLESYEEVEGPITHLSVKPRGEYSVYGDRLKASDGNEFPSEDYRKHIREFVVEHSFAKHSHYHGKPFMVGSISRVVNNHERLYGRAKELYESHRDLLRPTNPFSNNLAQALELVYFTERAIDLIDEVLAKWPVRPRDNVEVKDGFGVSTTEAPRGVLVYALKVEEGRVAYADIITPTAFNLAMMERHVRMMAEKHYRDDPERLKLLAEMVVRAYDPCISCSVHVARL, encoded by the coding sequence ATGAAGAACGTTTACCTTCCTATAACCATCGATCACGTGGCGCGCATTGAGGGAAAGAGCGGCGTGAAGATACTCGTGGGGGAGGATGGGGTTAAGGAGGTTAAGCTCGAGATCATCGAGGGTCCGAGGTTCTTCGAGGCCATAACCATTGGCAAGAAACTCGAGGAGGCTCTGGCGGTTTATCCCAGGATATGCTCCTTCTGTGCGGCATCCCATAAACTCACCGCCGTCGAGGCGGCTGAGAAGGCCGTCGGCTTTACCCCAAGGGAGGAAATTCAGGCCCTGAGGGAGGTTCTCTACATAGGTGACGTGATAGAGAGCCACGCCCTTCACCTTTACCTCCTCGTGCTGCCGGATTACGCCGGCTACTCGAACCCATTCGACATGGCCGATAGGTACAGGAAGGAGATAGGCATAGCCCTCGAGCTTAAGAACCTCGGCAGTGCCATCATGGACGAACTCGGTTCGAGGGCGATACATCAGGAGAACGTCGTCCTCGGGGGCTTTGGAAAACTTCCGGACAGATTCACGCTGGAGAAATTGGAGGAGAGGCTTAAGGAGGCACTCCCAAAGGCGGAATACACCTTTGAGCTTTTCAGCAAGCTGGAATCTTATGAAGAAGTCGAAGGACCGATAACCCACCTCTCGGTGAAGCCCCGCGGGGAGTACAGCGTGTACGGGGATAGATTAAAGGCCAGCGATGGGAACGAGTTTCCGAGCGAGGATTACAGAAAGCACATAAGGGAGTTTGTGGTGGAGCACAGCTTTGCCAAGCACTCCCACTACCACGGAAAACCCTTTATGGTGGGGAGCATATCGAGGGTGGTCAACAACCATGAAAGGCTTTACGGAAGGGCAAAGGAGCTCTACGAGAGCCACAGGGACCTTTTAAGGCCCACCAATCCCTTTTCCAACAACCTCGCTCAGGCCCTCGAGCTGGTTTACTTCACAGAGAGGGCCATCGACCTGATAGATGAGGTCCTTGCAAAGTGGCCTGTGAGACCGAGGGATAACGTCGAGGTGAAGGACGGTTTCGGCGTCTCCACCACGGAAGCCCCCCGCGGGGTGCTCGTTTACGCCCTGAAGGTCGAGGAAGGAAGGGTTGCCTACGCCGATATAATAACGCCGACCGCCTTTAACCTCGCCATGATGGAGAGGCACGTCAGGATGATGGCGGAGAAACACTACAGGGACGATCCTGAGAGGCTCAAGCTCCTTGCGGAGATGGTGGTAAGGGCCTACGATCCGTGCATCTCCTGTTCCGTCCACGTGGCGAGGCTCTAA
- a CDS encoding hydrogenase subunit gamma, with product MKELNLPKEILMPNDNPYSLHRAKVLRIYPLTDKEKLFLFRFEDPQLAESWTFRPGQFVQLTVPGVGEVPISLCSSPMRRGFFELCIRKAGRVTTVIHRLKPNDRVLVRGPYGNGFPVDEWEGMDLLLIAAGLGTAPLRSVFLYAMDHRWRYGNITFINTARYGKDLLFYRELEAMKDMAEAENVRIIQSVTRDPDWPGRHGRPQKFIAEANTDPKKTAVAICGPPRMYRSVFEHLINYGYRPENIFVTLERKMKCGIGKCGHCNVGTSTSWKYVCRDGPVFTYFDIVSTPGLLD from the coding sequence ATGAAGGAGCTTAACCTGCCGAAGGAGATTCTGATGCCCAACGATAACCCCTACTCCCTCCACAGGGCCAAGGTGCTTAGGATTTACCCCCTGACCGATAAGGAAAAGCTATTCCTCTTTCGATTCGAGGATCCACAGCTGGCCGAAAGCTGGACGTTCAGGCCGGGACAGTTCGTCCAGCTCACCGTACCCGGTGTGGGTGAGGTGCCGATAAGCTTGTGCTCGTCCCCCATGAGAAGGGGTTTCTTCGAGCTGTGCATCAGGAAGGCCGGTAGAGTTACGACGGTAATACACAGGCTTAAACCCAATGATAGAGTTCTCGTCAGGGGACCTTACGGGAACGGCTTCCCGGTCGATGAGTGGGAGGGCATGGATCTGCTCCTCATAGCCGCGGGTCTCGGAACGGCACCCCTGAGAAGTGTGTTCCTTTACGCCATGGACCACCGCTGGAGGTACGGCAACATAACCTTCATCAACACCGCCCGTTACGGCAAAGATCTGCTCTTCTACAGGGAACTCGAGGCCATGAAAGACATGGCCGAGGCGGAGAACGTTAGGATAATCCAGAGCGTGACGAGGGACCCCGACTGGCCCGGGCGTCACGGAAGGCCTCAGAAGTTCATTGCCGAAGCCAACACCGACCCGAAGAAGACGGCCGTGGCGATCTGCGGCCCCCCGAGAATGTACAGGTCGGTCTTTGAGCACCTCATAAACTACGGTTACCGCCCGGAGAACATCTTTGTCACGCTCGAGAGGAAGATGAAGTGCGGGATAGGAAAATGCGGCCACTGCAACGTTGGAACGAGCACCAGCTGGAAGTACGTCTGCAGGGACGGGCCGGTCTTCACCTACTTCGACATAGTGTCAACTCCGGGTTTACTCGACTGA
- a CDS encoding Lrp/AsnC family transcriptional regulator, with amino-acid sequence MADKIKEIDVKILKLLSGNARLTYKELAELLDTTRQRISRRMERLEKSGIIRKYTMIPDYDALGYVHVILGVTLKPSVGVDEVIPVLVEDENVKIVERAIGSHNLVVHIIGPKDMKKLEKIIEAVSRKIPGVDRLDVTFVTDIVKFETL; translated from the coding sequence ATGGCGGATAAAATAAAGGAGATTGACGTGAAGATTTTGAAGCTTCTCTCTGGAAACGCCCGCCTTACCTACAAGGAGCTCGCAGAGCTTCTCGACACCACGAGGCAGAGGATATCGCGGAGGATGGAACGTCTGGAGAAGAGCGGTATAATCAGGAAGTACACCATGATACCCGATTACGATGCCCTCGGCTACGTTCACGTTATCCTCGGGGTGACCCTCAAACCGTCCGTTGGCGTGGATGAGGTTATTCCAGTTCTCGTCGAGGACGAAAACGTTAAGATCGTTGAACGGGCCATCGGCTCGCACAACCTCGTCGTCCACATCATCGGACCCAAGGATATGAAGAAGCTCGAGAAGATTATAGAAGCGGTTTCCCGGAAGATACCGGGTGTGGACAGGCTCGACGTGACCTTCGTGACCGATATCGTCAAGTTTGAGACCCTCTGA